Within Raineyella sp. W15-4, the genomic segment GTCGACGTACGCCCCGCCGCCGTACCGGTTCGAGGCCGGCACCCCGCCGATCGCCGAGACGGTGATGCTGGCGGCGGCGATCGACTACCTGAACGGCATCGGGATGGACCACATCGCCGCCCACGAGCAGCGGATCACCGGTTACGCCCTGAAGCGGCTGGCCGACGTCAAGGGCCTGCGGATCCTCGGCCCGACCGAGGCGGTCGACCGGGGTGGCGCGATCTCGTTCACCCTCGAGGGGGTGCACCCGCACGACGTGATGACCATGCTCGACGCGCGCGGCGTCGCGGTCCGCGGTGGCCACCACTGCGCCCGGCCGCTGCACGACCGGTTCGGGATCCAGTCGTCCACCCGGGCGTCGTTCTACCTCTACACCACCGAGCAGGAGATCGAGGCGCTCGCCGAGGCCCTCGACCACACCCGGGACTTCTTCGACCGGCCGCGCTCCGCGTCCCGGACCCGCCACCGGGAGGCGGGCGCCGCTGCCCGGACGCGCCGCGGCGACTCGCGTGTTGCGCCGCAGGCACGCCTCGTGGAGGAGCAGGAGTGAACGTCGAGGAGATGTACCAGGAGATCATCCTGGACCACTACAAGGAGAAGCACCACAGCGGCCTGCGCGATCCGTACGCCGCCGAGGTGTATCACGTCAACCCGAGCTGTGGTGACGAGATCACCCTGCGGGTAGCCCTCGACGGCGACACCATCACCGACGTGTCGTACGACGGGCAGGGCTGCTCGATCTCGCAGGCCTCCACGTCGGTGATGACCGACCTGGTGATCGGGCGCAGCATCGAGGGCTCCCAGCTGCTCTACCAGCACTTCAAGGAAATGATGGAGTCGCAGGGCCGGATCGAACCCGACGAGGACGAGTTCGAGGACGGCATCGCTTTCGCCGGCGTGTCGAAGTTCCCGGCCCGGGTCAAGTGCGCGCTGCTGAGCTGGTCCGCGCTGCGGGACGCGCTGATCCGCGCGACCGCCGACACACCGGCCACGGGCCCCGCGACGGCACGGACTGCTGCGCCGCGATCCGCCGCACACGAGCCTGCCAGGAAGGAACCCGCCATGAAGGAGGACCGGGTATGACCAACCACGCCGACGCTCCCGCGGACCGGGTGCGGGACCGTGAACTCATGGGCGACGCCCCGGCCGGGTCCACCGCCGTCCCGACCGCCGGCCCGGAGGGGATCACCGCCTCCCCGGTGCCCGAGGTCGAGGAAGCACCTGCCGTGATCGGGGCGTCCTCGCTGTCCCGGCTGTCCGAGGACGAGGTGCTCGAGGCACTCAAGGACGTCGTCGACCCCGAACTCGGGATCAACGTCGTCGACCTCGGGCTGATCTACGGTGTGCACGTGGAGGAGGACTCGAGCGTCGTCGTCGACATGACGCTGACGAGTGCCGCCTGCCCGTTGACCGATATGATCGAGGACCAGGCGGATGCCGCCCTCGAGGGGATGGTCAACGCCCTGCACATCAACTGGGTGTGGATGCCGCCGTGGACGGCGGCGAAGATCACCGACGACGGTCGCGACCAGCTACGTGCGATGGGGTTCAACGTCTGACCACACGAGGAGGATGATGACCGACCGGCGTCCGCGCAACGTTCCTGTCGACCTGGCCCGGGCGCTGGCGATCCTCGTAGTGGTGTGGTTCCACCTGTCGTACTTCCAGCTGGCGATGACGATGGGACCCGACCGGCAGCCGCAGCTGACCCTGACGATGCGTACGGTCGGACTCGCCGGCTGGGTGGGCAGCTGGTTCCTCCAGGTGATGCCGCTGTTCTTCGTCGCGGGCGGCTTCGCCAACGTCCAGGTCGTCGACCGGGTGGTCCGGGAGGGACGGACGTACGGCCTCTACCTCGCCGAGCGGGCCCGACGGCTGATCGGCCCACTCACCGTCTACGTCGGCTTCGTGACGATCGTCGCCACCGTTCTCGCCTGGGTCGGGCAA encodes:
- the sufU gene encoding Fe-S cluster assembly sulfur transfer protein SufU, translated to MNVEEMYQEIILDHYKEKHHSGLRDPYAAEVYHVNPSCGDEITLRVALDGDTITDVSYDGQGCSISQASTSVMTDLVIGRSIEGSQLLYQHFKEMMESQGRIEPDEDEFEDGIAFAGVSKFPARVKCALLSWSALRDALIRATADTPATGPATARTAAPRSAAHEPARKEPAMKEDRV
- a CDS encoding metal-sulfur cluster assembly factor, which translates into the protein MGDAPAGSTAVPTAGPEGITASPVPEVEEAPAVIGASSLSRLSEDEVLEALKDVVDPELGINVVDLGLIYGVHVEEDSSVVVDMTLTSAACPLTDMIEDQADAALEGMVNALHINWVWMPPWTAAKITDDGRDQLRAMGFNV